From a region of the Solanum stenotomum isolate F172 chromosome 2, ASM1918654v1, whole genome shotgun sequence genome:
- the LOC125855130 gene encoding uncharacterized protein LOC125855130 isoform X1 yields the protein MGKRKRRADLNKTHSLTDQLPPPGMDALSRQTSHQVDVYATKSFSSIMDIVDDSSKVTQCQQPSIVHRRNIDQAMCSKNPHHYYGLHYTRRRSANNAEASTSRGGTTPLYDELMSAKPASKCNSDSGHDTESKQSELHKPESVGVAPSLLATNATSSNVTKLFCGLCQKPLRKKRYMLDSNIPSCEPSVVAVLVCGHLYHADCLEERTHHDNVTDPPCPICRGIN from the exons ATGgggaagagaaagagaagagctGATCTCAATAAAACTCATTCTCTTACTG ACCAGCTGCCTCCACCTGGGATGGATGCATTGTCGAGACAG ACCTCTCATCAAGTTGACGTCTATGCAACAAAGTCTTTCTCATCAATTATGGATATCGTAGATGATTCTTCAAAGGTAACACAATGCCAACAACCATCTATTGTTCACCGTCGAAATATTGACCAGGCAATGTGTTCAAAGAATCCTCATCACTACTATGGGCTCCATTATACTCGACGGAGGTCTGCTAATAATGCTGAGGCATCAACTTCCCGTGGTGGGACGACTCCTCTTTATGATGAGCTGATGTCTGCAAAGCCAGCTAGTAAATGCAACTCGGATTCTGGACATGACACAG AGAGTAAGCAGAGTGAACTTCACAAACCAGAAAGTGTTGGCGTTGCGCCCAGTTTACTGGCAACGAATGCAACATCTTCCAATGTCACCAAGCTGTTTTGCGGATTATGTCAGAAGCCTTTGAGAAAGAAACGCTATATGCTCGATAGCAACATACCTTCCTGTGAGCCCTCTGTTGTGGCAGTTTTAGTTTGTGGTCATCTTTACCATGCTGATTGTTTGGAGGAAAGAACACATCATGACAATGTAACAGATCCTCCCTGCCCGATCTGTCGTGGCATCAATTGA
- the LOC125855130 gene encoding uncharacterized protein LOC125855130 isoform X2, producing MDALSRQTSHQVDVYATKSFSSIMDIVDDSSKVTQCQQPSIVHRRNIDQAMCSKNPHHYYGLHYTRRRSANNAEASTSRGGTTPLYDELMSAKPASKCNSDSGHDTESKQSELHKPESVGVAPSLLATNATSSNVTKLFCGLCQKPLRKKRYMLDSNIPSCEPSVVAVLVCGHLYHADCLEERTHHDNVTDPPCPICRGIN from the exons ATGGATGCATTGTCGAGACAG ACCTCTCATCAAGTTGACGTCTATGCAACAAAGTCTTTCTCATCAATTATGGATATCGTAGATGATTCTTCAAAGGTAACACAATGCCAACAACCATCTATTGTTCACCGTCGAAATATTGACCAGGCAATGTGTTCAAAGAATCCTCATCACTACTATGGGCTCCATTATACTCGACGGAGGTCTGCTAATAATGCTGAGGCATCAACTTCCCGTGGTGGGACGACTCCTCTTTATGATGAGCTGATGTCTGCAAAGCCAGCTAGTAAATGCAACTCGGATTCTGGACATGACACAG AGAGTAAGCAGAGTGAACTTCACAAACCAGAAAGTGTTGGCGTTGCGCCCAGTTTACTGGCAACGAATGCAACATCTTCCAATGTCACCAAGCTGTTTTGCGGATTATGTCAGAAGCCTTTGAGAAAGAAACGCTATATGCTCGATAGCAACATACCTTCCTGTGAGCCCTCTGTTGTGGCAGTTTTAGTTTGTGGTCATCTTTACCATGCTGATTGTTTGGAGGAAAGAACACATCATGACAATGTAACAGATCCTCCCTGCCCGATCTGTCGTGGCATCAATTGA
- the LOC125855119 gene encoding monogalactosyldiacylglycerol synthase 2, chloroplastic-like: protein MVTEVIPVRNPISTVLERVGVYGFIGNNNTTKRCNIEFQDENDTMEMVQLGAERTKNVLILMSDTGGGHRASAEAIRDAFHLEFGDEYNVFVKDVWKEYTGWPLNTMEQQYKFMVKHVQLWRVAFHGTSPRWIHSAYLAAIAAFYAKEVEAGLMEYKPDIIISVHPLMQHIPLWVLKWQGLQKKVIFVTVITDLSTCHRTWFHPGVNRLYCPAEEVAKRALFDGLEESQTRVFGLPIRPSFCRAIFTKDDLRVELEMDPTLPAVLLMGGGEGMGPVKKTAKALGEALFDKEMEKPIGQMVVICGRNEELASTLQSLEWNIPVKIKGFQKQMEKWMGACDCIITKAGPGTIAEALIRGLPIILNDYIPGQEKGNVPYVVDNGAGVFTRSPKETARIVAEWFSTKEDERKTISENALKLAQPDAVFDIVKDIHELACQRGPLANIPYAFTSSFSSLI, encoded by the exons ATGGTGACTGAGGTGATTCCGGTGAGGAATCCGATAAGCACGGTGTTAGAGAGAGTTGGGGTTTATGGGTTTATAGGGAATAACAACACTACAAAGAGATGTAATATTGAATTTCAAGATGAAAATGATACAATGGAAATGGTGCAGCTTGGTGCTGAAAGGACAAAAAATGTGCTTATTTTGATGAGTGATACAGGGGGTGGACATAGGGCTTCAGCTGAGGCGATTCGCGATGCTTTTCATTTGGAATTTGGGGATGAGTATAAT GTTTTTGTAAAAGATGTTTGGAAGGAATACACTGGATGGCCATTGAACACCATGGAACAACAATACAAGTTCATGGTTAAACATGTTCAGCTTTGGAGGGTTGCATTTCACGGCACATCCCCTCGTTGGATACACTCTGCCTATCTTGCTGCCATTGCCGCCTTTTACGCCAA GGAGGTGGAGGCTGGCCTGATGGAGTACAAGCCAGACATAATCATTAGTGTTCATCCTCTTATGCAGCACATTCCTTTGTGGGTTCTAAAATGGCAAGGTCTACAAAAGAAAGTAATATTTGTCACAGTTATTACAGACCTCAGTACTTGCCACCGTACATG GTTTCATCCTGGGGTCAATCGATTGTACTGCCCCGCTGAGGAGGTAGCAAAGAGGGCTTTATTTGATGGATTGGAAGAATCTCAAACACGCGTTTTCGGGTTGCCTATTCGTCCCTCGTTTTGTAGAGCAATATTTACCAAG GATGACCTCAGAGTAGAGCTAGAGATGGATCCCACATTGCCGGCAGTGTTGCTGATGGGCGGGGGTGAAGGGATGGGACCAGTGAAAAAAACTGCAAAGGCTCTCGGAGAAGCTCTTTTCGATAAAGAAATGGAGAAACCTATTGGTCAAATGGTTGTCATATGTGGACGCAATGAAGAGCTAGCTTCCACATTACAATCACTCGAATGGAACATCCCAGTCAAG ATTAAAGGATTTCAGAAACAGATGGAGAAGTGGATGGGAGCTTGCGACTGCATTATCACAAAG GCTGGACCAGGTACAATTGCAGAAGCACTAATCAGAGGTCTGCCAATTATTCTCAACGACTACATTCCCGGACAA GAAAAGGGAAATGTTCCATACGTTGTGGACAATGGAGCTGGTGTTTTCACACGAAGCCCCAAGGAAACAGCACGAATTGTTGCAGAGTGGTTTAGCACCAAAGAGGATGAGCGCAAAACTATATCAGAGAATGCGCTTAAACTTGCACAACCTGATGCAGTTTTTGACATCGTGAAGGACATCCATGAGCTCGCATGCCAGAGAGGTCCTCTCGCCAACATTCCTTATGCGTTCACGTCTTCATTTTCAAGCTTAATTTAA